A genomic segment from uncultured Methanobrevibacter sp. encodes:
- a CDS encoding methanogenesis marker 16 metalloprotein — translation MTNKRSIAEINQKIEDGEAKIFTAEEFKKLIKDDDAPSFDEVDIVTCGTCGVMSGTAAILNFIVSEPGEFIRASEVYLNGVPAYAGPCPNEWLGSVDVILHGTAHSIYDESYGGGFLLKDILEGNEIDVRVESADGKTIENKITMKDITRAQIIGSRMSFKNYTAFTNPNEESVSSIFGAIPLEGNLRGLTFSGCGALNPLQNDCAQNIIKEGTKVLLNGTQGYILGNGTRSSPEKPNLMLSADITKMDPYYMGGFKTGQGGEVYDTVAIPIPVLTEEIYNNLLIMDEDVKIPVADIRGRHLPLDETDYGKLWAENDLRPKYDSDKCLKCDSCIVEEICPTNAFASERIDFTYCFGCGMCANYCPNNAFDMNTGDVDLKINGNEVNIPIICRQSDRLRANKLSMKLKEMIENKEFKLD, via the coding sequence TTGACCAATAAAAGGAGCATTGCTGAAATAAACCAAAAGATTGAAGATGGCGAAGCTAAAATTTTCACTGCTGAAGAATTCAAAAAGCTCATTAAGGATGATGATGCACCGAGCTTTGATGAAGTTGATATTGTTACTTGCGGTACCTGTGGTGTAATGAGCGGAACCGCAGCTATTTTAAACTTTATAGTCTCTGAACCTGGAGAATTCATAAGGGCCAGCGAAGTTTACTTAAATGGAGTTCCGGCTTATGCAGGACCATGCCCAAATGAATGGCTCGGTTCAGTTGACGTGATACTTCATGGAACAGCCCATTCAATCTATGATGAAAGCTACGGCGGAGGATTCTTACTTAAGGACATTCTTGAAGGGAATGAAATTGATGTGAGAGTGGAAAGCGCTGATGGAAAAACAATAGAAAATAAGATAACCATGAAAGACATTACCAGAGCACAGATAATAGGCTCACGTATGTCATTTAAGAATTATACTGCATTCACAAATCCTAATGAGGAATCAGTCTCATCAATATTTGGAGCGATACCTCTTGAAGGAAACTTAAGGGGACTGACATTTTCAGGCTGTGGAGCATTGAATCCGCTTCAAAACGACTGTGCTCAAAATATTATTAAGGAAGGAACTAAAGTCCTTTTGAATGGAACCCAAGGTTACATATTAGGCAATGGAACAAGGTCAAGCCCTGAAAAGCCAAACTTGATGTTATCGGCAGATATTACTAAAATGGATCCATACTATATGGGAGGATTTAAGACAGGACAAGGCGGAGAGGTTTATGATACTGTGGCAATACCAATCCCTGTATTGACTGAAGAGATTTATAATAACTTACTTATAATGGATGAAGATGTTAAGATTCCAGTGGCAGACATAAGAGGACGCCATTTGCCTTTGGATGAAACAGATTATGGCAAATTATGGGCAGAAAATGATTTGAGACCAAAATATGATAGCGACAAATGTTTAAAATGTGATTCATGCATTGTAGAGGAAATATGCCCTACAAATGCATTTGCAAGTGAAAGAATTGACTTCACATATTGTTTTGGTTGTGGAATGTGTGCAAATTACTGTCCTAACAATGCATTTGACATGAATACCGGTGATGTTGATTTGAAAATCAATGGAAATGAAGTTAACATTCCAATCATTTGCAGACAATCAGATAGATTAAGAGCAAACAAATTATCAATGAAATTAAAAGAAATGATAGAAAATAAAGAGTTTAAATTAGATTAA
- the comE gene encoding sulfopyruvate decarboxylase subunit beta — MARREAIEDIMKCIDDELIICNIGFPSRELYDIDDREENFYMIGSMGLASSIGLGLALAQPERDIVVIDGDGSLLMNMGSLVTVFANNPSNFTWIVIDNGAYGSTGNQDTYAQKVDLVDIAKGVGFKNSYHFEDINLKELIKSDDASFVVYETEAGNSKAPIIDLDPVTIRDRFMALFNEN; from the coding sequence ATGGCAAGAAGAGAAGCTATTGAAGATATAATGAAATGCATTGATGATGAGCTTATCATCTGTAATATAGGATTTCCATCAAGGGAATTGTATGATATTGATGATAGGGAAGAAAACTTTTATATGATTGGATCAATGGGTCTTGCATCATCAATCGGCCTTGGTTTGGCGCTGGCACAACCTGAAAGGGATATAGTTGTAATTGATGGAGACGGTTCACTCTTGATGAATATGGGTTCTCTTGTTACAGTATTTGCAAATAATCCTTCTAACTTTACTTGGATTGTAATAGACAATGGAGCATATGGTTCTACTGGAAATCAGGACACTTATGCTCAAAAGGTCGATTTGGTTGATATTGCTAAAGGAGTTGGATTTAAAAACAGTTATCACTTTGAAGACATCAATTTAAAGGAATTAATTAAAAGTGATGATGCTAGTTTTGTAGTCTATGAAACTGAAGCCGGCAATTCTAAAGCTCCAATAATCGATTTGGACCCAGTTACAATTAGAGATAGATTTATGGCATTATTTAATGAAAATTAG
- the hdrC gene encoding ferredoxin:CoB-CoM heterodisulfide reductase subunit HdrC — protein MSNHQKITDSPIDFAEQVIDDVKNSKEDGVLKCVQCGMCTSTCPAARHSEYNPRDIMERVLEGDLTILEEDWIWNCFYCYTCHSVCPVGNSVCEVNQILKQFAIKNEMAYDKLYEYMGFADSYFTAAIGAIPEIFFDDIDRDVPGWWDFRQHLDEIRNELELDPPLIPPKEVIDEVSKILTITGFKDKIEKIRESQEEEISLIHEKNIQVSRIMQEEEE, from the coding sequence TTGTCCAATCATCAAAAGATTACTGATTCACCCATAGACTTTGCAGAACAAGTCATTGATGATGTAAAAAATTCAAAGGAAGATGGGGTTTTGAAATGTGTGCAATGTGGAATGTGCACTTCAACCTGTCCTGCAGCACGCCATAGCGAATATAATCCTCGAGACATTATGGAAAGAGTCTTGGAAGGAGACTTGACAATCCTGGAAGAGGATTGGATATGGAACTGTTTCTACTGCTATACATGCCATAGCGTATGCCCTGTTGGAAACAGCGTATGTGAAGTGAATCAAATATTAAAGCAATTTGCAATAAAGAATGAAATGGCTTATGACAAGCTTTACGAATATATGGGATTTGCAGATTCCTATTTTACAGCAGCAATTGGAGCAATTCCAGAAATATTCTTTGATGACATAGACCGTGACGTTCCAGGATGGTGGGATTTCAGACAGCACTTGGATGAAATCAGAAATGAATTGGAGCTTGATCCTCCATTGATTCCTCCAAAAGAGGTTATTGATGAAGTAAGCAAGATCTTGACAATAACCGGTTTTAAGGATAAGATTGAAAAGATAAGGGAAAGCCAAGAGGAAGAAATATCACTCATTCATGAAAAGAACATTCAAGTATCAAGAATCATGCAGGAGGAAGAAGAATGA
- the hdrA gene encoding ferredoxin:CoB-CoM heterodisulfide reductase subunit HdrA, with protein MREELKVGVFLCECGGNIADIVDLDKVRSELDVEFIGQFENLCSLNGRKLIRDAIFEHDLDRVVIAACSPISHEKTFQDYVKPLNPYLMDMANIREQCSWVHSDKEKATQKALTLINASIEKLKQSEAVDPIYCQTPNEVAIIGGGIAGMNAALSLAKQGIKVTIIEQSPSIGGHMAKIGKVFSPVKIAEECGMCLLNPILNEIVWHDNIEIMTNARVIEAERRAGTYNLIIEQCPRYVDTEKCIACGKCSEACEVEVPNDWNDNLSMRKAIYRPFGQSYPEAYVIDMDNCEKCGKCVKACNMKAIKLRGKSERSLLQVGSIIVATGHKLFDMSKRPEYGYDRYDDVITQSELGRITGVNGPTKGKLLKANGEVPKRVVMIQCVGSRDEKPDGHKYCSKICCTVALKNANIIKHKYPDTDVLICYTDVRTPGMFEKYYKHTQENQVRFLRGRPGEVVKKGDNFIVRTEDTLKGEFIEIEADMVVLSTAMEPSDGTREIAEILNIGTTEDGFIKESHPKIKPVATDVQGIFVCGTAHDPKDITDSIMQATAAAAKVAEYNYGKVEIEPFIAEIDNESCILCGECISRCKYKSMTIQQDEIYIDPMSCTGCGKCLTGCNQRAITVNGNIDEKITSTIKGVLSKKQEGQRMILVFLDNIGYTAADNIGVNKLSYPESIHIIKVISVNRVRPRHIRYALDHGADGVFIGEFPGDLMYDEVERKIQRVKDRILEMDEDPERLMFSKVYIPYFSGLARKFIDFDKKIAQLDEGK; from the coding sequence ATGAGGGAAGAATTGAAAGTTGGCGTATTCTTATGTGAATGCGGAGGAAATATAGCGGATATTGTAGATTTGGATAAGGTTCGAAGCGAGCTTGATGTTGAATTCATTGGCCAGTTTGAGAACTTATGTTCTCTCAATGGACGAAAACTGATTAGAGATGCAATATTTGAGCATGACCTTGACCGTGTTGTGATTGCAGCATGCTCCCCAATAAGCCATGAAAAAACATTTCAGGATTATGTGAAACCTCTAAACCCTTACTTAATGGACATGGCAAACATCCGTGAACAGTGCTCTTGGGTACACTCAGATAAGGAGAAAGCAACCCAAAAGGCCCTCACTCTCATCAATGCATCAATCGAAAAGCTGAAGCAATCAGAAGCTGTTGACCCTATTTACTGCCAAACCCCAAATGAAGTTGCAATAATCGGTGGGGGAATAGCTGGAATGAATGCAGCATTATCCCTTGCAAAGCAAGGAATCAAGGTAACAATAATAGAGCAGTCCCCTTCAATCGGAGGCCATATGGCAAAGATCGGTAAGGTCTTCTCACCAGTCAAGATTGCAGAAGAATGTGGGATGTGCCTTTTAAACCCAATATTGAATGAGATTGTATGGCATGACAATATTGAAATAATGACCAATGCAAGAGTGATTGAAGCTGAAAGAAGAGCGGGAACCTATAATTTAATCATTGAACAATGTCCAAGATATGTTGACACTGAAAAATGCATTGCATGCGGCAAATGCAGTGAAGCCTGTGAAGTTGAAGTTCCAAATGACTGGAACGATAACCTCTCCATGAGAAAGGCAATTTACAGGCCATTCGGACAATCCTACCCAGAAGCCTATGTAATTGATATGGACAACTGTGAAAAATGTGGAAAATGTGTCAAGGCATGCAATATGAAGGCAATAAAGCTTAGGGGAAAAAGTGAAAGAAGCCTTCTCCAAGTGGGTTCAATCATCGTTGCAACAGGCCATAAGCTCTTTGACATGTCAAAAAGACCGGAATATGGGTACGACCGTTATGATGATGTTATAACCCAGTCCGAATTGGGACGTATCACTGGAGTGAACGGGCCTACAAAGGGCAAGCTACTAAAAGCCAATGGAGAAGTTCCTAAACGTGTAGTGATGATCCAATGTGTTGGTTCAAGGGATGAAAAGCCTGATGGACACAAATACTGCTCAAAGATTTGCTGTACAGTAGCCCTTAAGAATGCAAACATCATCAAGCATAAATACCCCGACACTGATGTATTGATATGTTATACTGATGTCAGAACCCCTGGAATGTTTGAAAAGTACTACAAGCACACTCAGGAAAATCAAGTTCGCTTCCTGAGAGGTCGACCTGGAGAGGTAGTCAAGAAAGGAGATAACTTCATAGTAAGAACAGAGGATACCTTGAAAGGAGAATTCATTGAAATTGAAGCGGACATGGTTGTTCTTTCAACAGCAATGGAGCCATCCGACGGCACTCGTGAAATCGCTGAAATCTTAAATATAGGAACAACAGAAGACGGTTTCATCAAGGAATCACATCCAAAAATCAAGCCTGTGGCTACTGATGTTCAGGGAATATTCGTATGTGGAACAGCACACGATCCAAAAGACATCACCGATTCAATCATGCAGGCAACAGCAGCAGCTGCAAAAGTTGCTGAATACAACTATGGAAAGGTTGAAATCGAGCCATTCATTGCAGAAATAGATAACGAAAGCTGCATACTTTGTGGAGAATGCATCTCAAGATGCAAATACAAATCAATGACCATACAGCAGGATGAAATCTATATAGATCCAATGAGCTGTACAGGATGTGGTAAATGTCTTACCGGATGTAATCAAAGGGCAATTACAGTAAACGGTAACATTGATGAGAAAATCACATCCACAATCAAAGGAGTATTGTCTAAAAAGCAAGAAGGCCAACGCATGATTTTAGTATTCTTGGATAACATTGGATACACTGCTGCAGACAATATTGGAGTAAATAAACTATCTTATCCTGAGTCAATACACATCATTAAGGTTATTTCAGTAAATAGAGTTCGTCCAAGACATATCAGATATGCACTGGACCATGGTGCTGATGGAGTCTTCATTGGTGAATTCCCTGGAGACCTGATGTATGATGAGGTTGAGCGAAAAATCCAAAGAGTGAAAGATAGAATCCTTGAAATGGATGAAGATCCTGAAAGATTGATGTTTTCAAAAGTGTATATCCCATACTTTTCAGGACTTGCTCGCAAATTCATAGATTTTGATAAAAAAATTGCACAGCTGGATGAAGGGAAATAA
- a CDS encoding UPF0280 family protein — MNFSEIDLKQTHIRLRTDLPNHNLNEYIIYIRNELENYLLKDQDFLLALEPIKRDGNLPLIVKTMVESSNIADVGPMACVAGTISEMSLDYLIANDSRYSIIENGGDIAMINDEEVLCGIYSNNEVLGNDIAFKIKSRKRPLGICTSSGKIGHSISFGTSDSVTVISKSASIADGLATRIANEINGESSEDKVSNGLECGEDYKEFFEGALIISDNHVGTIGKLPKIVETKEFDVKI; from the coding sequence ATGAATTTTTCTGAAATTGATTTAAAACAAACACACATTCGTTTAAGAACAGATTTGCCAAATCATAATCTGAATGAATATATCATTTACATCAGAAATGAATTGGAAAACTATCTCTTAAAGGATCAGGACTTCCTATTGGCACTTGAGCCTATAAAAAGAGATGGGAATTTGCCTTTGATTGTAAAAACAATGGTTGAATCCTCTAATATTGCTGATGTTGGACCTATGGCTTGTGTTGCAGGAACAATTTCTGAAATGTCTCTCGATTATTTGATTGCAAATGATTCAAGATATTCAATCATTGAAAATGGGGGAGACATTGCAATGATAAATGATGAAGAGGTCTTATGCGGCATCTATTCAAACAATGAAGTTTTAGGAAATGACATTGCATTTAAGATCAAGTCTCGAAAAAGGCCATTGGGAATCTGCACTTCCTCAGGAAAAATAGGACATTCCATAAGCTTTGGAACATCTGACAGCGTTACTGTGATTTCCAAATCAGCGTCAATTGCAGATGGGCTTGCAACTAGAATAGCTAATGAAATCAATGGAGAAAGCAGTGAAGACAAGGTGTCAAACGGTTTGGAATGTGGCGAAGATTACAAAGAGTTTTTTGAAGGGGCTTTAATCATTTCAGACAATCATGTCGGAACAATCGGCAAACTGCCGAAGATAGTTGAGACAAAAGAGTTTGATGTGAAAATCTAA
- the comA gene encoding phosphosulfolactate synthase, which produces MKSFEFLSKKREEKPRTCGLTMVLDKGLGLETASSLMDISGEYVDYLKFGWGTSIVHEQDIIRAKVEMYKSHQITPYTGGTLFELAYKNGRLNEFFNEAHELGFPAIEISDGSTIISHEDKLECIELACDDGFEVLSEVGKKDPILDKEMSLDDRIKAMNDELNAGSSLIIVEAREGGKNIGIFDKSGKAKEDEIDTILNNVDNEKILWEAPNKDQQVFFILKLGNEVNLGNISSDDITSLETLRRGLRGDTLGKI; this is translated from the coding sequence TTGAAATCATTTGAATTTTTATCCAAAAAAAGAGAAGAAAAACCAAGGACCTGTGGATTGACAATGGTCTTGGATAAAGGATTAGGACTTGAAACTGCAAGCAGCCTAATGGACATTTCCGGCGAATATGTGGATTACCTGAAATTTGGATGGGGAACATCCATTGTACATGAACAAGATATAATCAGAGCAAAGGTAGAGATGTATAAGTCCCACCAGATAACCCCATATACTGGAGGAACATTATTTGAGCTTGCATATAAGAATGGGAGGCTCAATGAATTTTTCAATGAGGCGCATGAATTAGGCTTCCCTGCTATTGAGATATCAGACGGATCCACCATCATATCCCATGAAGACAAATTGGAATGCATTGAGCTTGCTTGCGATGACGGGTTTGAAGTCTTGTCTGAAGTGGGAAAAAAGGACCCTATTTTAGATAAGGAAATGTCACTCGATGATAGAATCAAAGCTATGAACGATGAACTAAATGCCGGTTCATCCCTGATAATTGTAGAGGCCCGTGAAGGGGGAAAGAACATTGGAATATTTGACAAATCAGGCAAGGCAAAGGAAGATGAGATAGATACTATTTTAAATAATGTTGATAATGAAAAAATTCTCTGGGAAGCTCCAAACAAGGACCAACAGGTATTTTTCATATTAAAACTTGGAAATGAAGTTAATTTGGGAAATATATCAAGCGACGATATAACTTCTCTTGAAACTTTAAGAAGAGGATTGAGAGGAGACACATTAGGGAAAATTTAA
- the hdrB gene encoding ferredoxin:CoB-CoM heterodisulfide reductase subunit HdrB, translated as MKSIPDKNILLFRSCLVSVEYPGVEASTKFVFDKLGIGYKISEKQTCCTGLGYYSDVFDQIDTTAIGARNFKIAKELDCPNLVMMCATCYAINKKSVKLLNKKDDLREHINRLFDENGLSHLKYEKDDLKPTENIFHVIDILYGKKDEMKNHIKYDLSDYTIATHHGCHYCKVHYEDTIGGVRDPNIMDEIIEECGCKTIGWYDHKRATCGTGFRQRYSNPELSFTATADKMNAIEDEDVDILVHLCPNCHIQFDRYQDLISKREGRKFKAIHLNIAQFIALAMGGDFDKVIGAKAHTVPIDSIITELKEVSK; from the coding sequence ATGAAATCCATTCCCGATAAAAACATTCTGCTCTTTAGAAGCTGTCTTGTTAGCGTTGAATATCCTGGTGTTGAAGCTTCAACAAAGTTTGTATTTGATAAATTAGGCATTGGCTATAAGATATCCGAAAAGCAAACCTGCTGCACTGGTCTCGGATATTATTCAGATGTCTTTGACCAAATCGACACAACAGCAATTGGAGCACGGAATTTCAAGATAGCCAAGGAACTTGATTGCCCAAACCTTGTGATGATGTGTGCAACATGCTATGCAATAAATAAGAAATCAGTTAAATTGCTCAATAAAAAGGATGATTTGAGAGAACATATAAACAGATTATTTGATGAAAACGGCTTATCACACTTAAAATATGAAAAGGATGACTTGAAGCCAACAGAAAACATTTTCCATGTTATAGACATTTTATATGGCAAGAAAGATGAGATGAAAAACCATATCAAATATGATTTAAGTGATTACACAATAGCAACCCATCATGGATGCCATTACTGCAAGGTCCACTATGAGGATACAATCGGCGGCGTAAGGGATCCGAACATCATGGATGAAATAATAGAAGAGTGCGGATGCAAAACAATTGGATGGTATGACCACAAGCGTGCAACCTGCGGTACAGGATTTAGACAAAGATATTCCAATCCAGAATTGTCATTTACAGCCACTGCAGATAAGATGAATGCAATTGAAGATGAGGATGTGGACATTCTAGTCCATTTATGTCCAAATTGCCATATTCAATTTGACAGATATCAGGACTTGATATCCAAGCGTGAAGGCAGAAAGTTCAAGGCGATTCATTTGAATATAGCCCAGTTCATTGCACTTGCAATGGGAGGGGATTTCGATAAGGTAATAGGAGCAAAAGCCCATACAGTTCCAATTGATTCAATTATTACAGAGTTGAAGGAGGTTTCTAAATGA